From the genome of Methylocystis echinoides:
GCGGCGGGGCGAGGGCGAGCGTCGCCGCAATAGCCATGTAAAGGCGGAACTGCACGGGGACGCGTTCGCTCGAAAATCCCGGCGCGGTCATGAGGCAACCAGCGACGCGACAGAACAGGATGAAAATTGGATAGACGGGAACTGCAAGATCGATCACGAAATCGCCCCGACGGACTTTACCTGCACGCCGCCGCCGACCTCCATGTGCGACAAGACCGCCTGTGAGGGGAACGGCCGGCTCAGCAAGAGGCGGACATAGGGCCTGGCTTCGGGCGTCGTGAGAACGATGAAGGACTCGCCTCTCTCCATGCGCTCGCGAATGGCGGCCCCGGCTTCCTGCGAAAATTTTTCGATTTGCGCCGGATCAGCGTCAAAGCCGATTATTTCTCCTTTGGCGTCGCGCTTCATTCTTTCATGAAAAAACAGATCCCAGCGTGGTCCGAGGCGCAGGACGCAAAGCACCCCTTCGACCGCGAGGTCGCTGCAAATCTGCGAACCTAGCCGCACGCGCACATGCTCGACGATCGCCTCGGCCCGCCGGGCAAAGGGCGCAATTTCGGCTATGGCTTCGAGGATCAATTCGAGATTGCGAATAGAAACGCGCTCGGCCAATAAAAGCTTCAATACGCTTTGCAGCGTCGACTGTGTGATCAGGCTCGGCGCCATATCGTCGACCAGCTTGCGATATTCCGGCTCGAGCCGCTCTATGAGCGCGCGCATGTCCTTATAGGTCAAGAGCTGCGCCAGGTTATTGCGCAAGGTTTCGGAAACGTGCGTCAGCAGGGCGGAGACGGGATCAATCGGCATATAGCCCAGTCGTCGGGCCTCTTCGATCATCGCGTCCGGAATCCACATGGCGCGCATGCCGAAGGCGGGATCGGTGGTTTCTTCCCCGGCAAGGTCCGGCGCCGAACCGCGCCCGAGAATGACGAGTTGACGCTTGAGCTGCAATTCGTTGGTGGCGACCAAGGCTCCCTGGATTCTGATCTGATAATGTTTTGGACGCACGTCGAGGTCATCCGACAATTTTATGTCCGGAAAGACGAAGCCGTAGTCGCGAGCGAAATTGCGGCGCATGCGTAGCACGCGTTGTCCTAGTTCCGCCTGATAAGGCAGCAGCCCCGCCCAGAGCTGCTTGCCGAGCAGCAGTTCAACCGGGGCGATGCGGAGGAGATCGCGCGCCGATTCCTTCGCGTCCTGCTTGGCCTGCCGTTCGAGCGACCGCTCGGTTTCATCCTTGAGAAGACGCGCCTTCTCGGCCTGTTTGGGAATGAGGTAAGCGACAAAGGCCATGACCCCGCCGAGCGCGCCAAACGGCGCAAGGGGAAGGCCGGGGATAAGAGCGAGAATGAACATCAGCGAAGCGGCGACAAAAAGCGCGCGCGGATACATGCCGAGCTGGCGCAAGATATTCTGCTCGGCGGAGCCCCTCGTGCCGCCTTTCGAGACGAGGAGGCCGGCGGAAAGCGAGACAATCAGCGCGGGGATTTGCGAGACGAGACCATCGCCGACCGACAGCTTAGTGTAAACATCCGCCGCCGACGCGAGGGTCATGCCATGGCGCGTGACGCCAATGATGATTCCGCCGAAAACATTCACGGCGAGAATGATGAGGCCAGCGATTGCGTCGCCTCGGACGAATTTCGACGCGCCGTCCATCGAGCCAAAGAAGGCGCTTTCCTCTTCGAGTTCACGGCGACACAGCTGCGCTTCACGTTCGTCGATGAGACCCGCCGAGAGATCGGCGTCGATCGCCATCTGCTTGCCGGGAATGGCGTCCAGCGTGAAACGCGCGCCCACTTCCGCGATACGCGTGGCGCCCTTGGTGATCACCAGAAAATTCACGGTGACGATGATCGCAAAGACGGTGAGGCCGATCACGAAATCGCCGCTCATCACCAGCCTGGAAAACCCGCTGATGATGTAGCCCGCGGCCGTTGCGCCCTCCGACCCGTGCGAAAGGATCAGGCGCGTGGTCGCAATGTTGAGCGACAGACGCAAAATCGTCGCGACGAGAAGAACGGTTGGAAAAGAGGAGAAATCGAGTGGCTTTTGAATCCAGAGCGCCACCATCAGGATCAGCACTGAAAGGCCGATCGAGAAGGCGAGCCCCGCGTCGAGCAGGAAGGCGGGAATCGGGAGAAAAAATACGCAGAGGATGAAGACGATCGACATGGCGAAGCCAATGTCTTTCGAACTTCCCTCTGCCTGCTTGGGCCTGCTGGCGCCAGCGACATCCGTCATTCAATGCGCTCCATCGCGCGACGGCTCAATAGCCCTTCTCGACCTTCGAATAGGCGAACTGAGCGAGCACGTTGATTTGTGAACCCACAAACGGGGCTGCGAAGCCGAGGACCGCGATCATGGCCACGATCTTGGGCACGAAGGTTAAGGTCATCTCCTGAACCTGCGTGAGGGCTTGGAAAAGCGCGACGACGATTCCCACGGCCATGGCGGCGCCCACCAAGGGGCCGGAGACCATCAAAATCGTCACGAGAGTACGATGAATGATTTCGAGTGCGTCCGCTTCATTCATTGCTAGGAGATCGTCACGCCTGGCTGAAGAGGCAGCTGACCGCCGCTTGTAAGATTGACGGCCATTCCGTTTGCAGCGAGCGTGACGGAAGCTACCTTACCGGTCACGGAGCCGTCCGCGGATGTGACCACGCGTCCGATGAGAGCGGCGCCTTGGGTAAGGGAGGACTGCTGGGAAAGGGACGTAAGCAAATCATTGGTCTTGACCGCCTGCTCCAGCGAGGAAAACGTGGCGAGCTGGGTGACGGTCTGCGTTGGATCGACTGGCTTTGTCGGATCCTGATGCTTCAGCTCCGTCACGAGAAGCTGGAGGAACGTCTTGTAGTCTCCGAACGCCTTGGTTGCGTCCTTGCTTACCGAGGAGCTGGATGCGGCGGTCGCCGCCTGGACAGGGGAAACGGTCATATGTGGATCCTTAAGCGACTTCGCGAGCGTTTTCCGCCTCCGCCGTCGTTGTGAGCTGTTCTTCGATGGGAAAAAGCCCGCGAACGACTTTGAGCGCGTCAAACATTCTTTTGTCCTCTATGTGCCGGACGGCCGCTCTCAATCCTTCCATAATTCGAGGGTCGAGCGCGTTGCTGCTGAGAGAGACGAACATCTCCCGACAAAGCTGCAGGGCAGCTTCACAGTCGTTCGGCGACATAAGCATCGCCTGGATGACGAAGTAGAGCCGCTTGAGCGGCGTGGTCGCGCTCTCGGCCTGCATGACATGGTTCTCGAGCAGAAAAGTCACGTCGTTGAGAAGTTCCAGACATACTTTTCGGTCGACTCTGAGGACCGCCCCATTGATGAAGATGCGTTCGCCACGGCGAAGGGAGATGTTCATGTTAAGTCAGTCCGTCGGCGATGAGCTTGTTGACGTCGATGAGCCCGTCGAAGTTGACCGACTCGCCGCGATCGATCAGATCGGTCTCGCGGCGGACCCAGAATCCGATGGAAATGAGCGAAGCGCGAAGATCGTGCGGGAGGCCGTTCTCGTCGTTCGAAAGATCCGAGATGAAGATTGACCATAATCGACGCACGAAATCCGTCGCCTCGAACGCCTCAGGCGAGAGGGCTCCCTTCGATTTTGCGGCGGTCAGCTTTAAGACGGCCTTTTCGAGCGCCTCCTTCTCTCGCGCCCGAGCGGTCTGCGACGACTCGCTTGCCATTTGCACGTAGCGTTGCTGATACATTGCGCGCCGCCTCACAGATATTTGGTGAGGCTGAGCTGGTTAATACGAGCAGTGAGCGTATAGGCGGTCTCGATCCTGGTCATCAGGTTATTCACCCTGGTGGTTGCTTCGGTGGGATCAACGGCTTCGAGATCCTGCAGCTGTGCGTCAAAATAGTCTTTCTGAGTCGCCATCGTATCGCTCGCGTTCTTGACTGTATTTTGCATCACGCCGACCCGCGCTCGGGTCTTCATCAAATCTCGAATCCCCGAGTCCAGCGTATCCATCGCTGTTTCAACCAGAACATTATAAGCGTCATTGCTCAGCTGCTGCGCGCCGATGTCGCTCAACATGGCGTATGCCGACGCGATTTTTCGCATGGCTGGTTCATTTGCGCTGATCGACGCGTCAGTGCTCACGGAGAGCCCGATCTGGCTGTGGAGCACTACGTCGGACGCCGAGGACCAGTCGCTCTTCCACCCTGCATCGGAAAACAGCGCATCGAACGGGCCGGACAGAAAGCTTTGCATCTGCGCTGATGTAATCGACGCCACGGCTGGATCGGACTGGGTAAAGCCAAAAGTTGCGGAGAAGGCGGCGTCCAACGCGAGTTTGGCCGCAGACGGAGGAACGGCGACGTAATTCGCGATCGGCTCTTGGTCGGTGCTGACCCCGCCGAAAAGAAAGCCGTCAGCATTAGAGCTGTTGAGTTTGCCGATGAAGGTCGTCAGCGATTGGCTTGCCTGGGTGATGATCGCAGCGCGTTCCCCGCCGGTGGTCCGCGTCACGACGAGCGAGGATCGCATTTGTTGTGC
Proteins encoded in this window:
- the flhA gene encoding flagellar biosynthesis protein FlhA → MTDVAGASRPKQAEGSSKDIGFAMSIVFILCVFFLPIPAFLLDAGLAFSIGLSVLILMVALWIQKPLDFSSFPTVLLVATILRLSLNIATTRLILSHGSEGATAAGYIISGFSRLVMSGDFVIGLTVFAIIVTVNFLVITKGATRIAEVGARFTLDAIPGKQMAIDADLSAGLIDEREAQLCRRELEEESAFFGSMDGASKFVRGDAIAGLIILAVNVFGGIIIGVTRHGMTLASAADVYTKLSVGDGLVSQIPALIVSLSAGLLVSKGGTRGSAEQNILRQLGMYPRALFVAASLMFILALIPGLPLAPFGALGGVMAFVAYLIPKQAEKARLLKDETERSLERQAKQDAKESARDLLRIAPVELLLGKQLWAGLLPYQAELGQRVLRMRRNFARDYGFVFPDIKLSDDLDVRPKHYQIRIQGALVATNELQLKRQLVILGRGSAPDLAGEETTDPAFGMRAMWIPDAMIEEARRLGYMPIDPVSALLTHVSETLRNNLAQLLTYKDMRALIERLEPEYRKLVDDMAPSLITQSTLQSVLKLLLAERVSIRNLELILEAIAEIAPFARRAEAIVEHVRVRLGSQICSDLAVEGVLCVLRLGPRWDLFFHERMKRDAKGEIIGFDADPAQIEKFSQEAGAAIRERMERGESFIVLTTPEARPYVRLLLSRPFPSQAVLSHMEVGGGVQVKSVGAIS
- a CDS encoding flagellar biosynthetic protein FliQ, which translates into the protein MNEADALEIIHRTLVTILMVSGPLVGAAMAVGIVVALFQALTQVQEMTLTFVPKIVAMIAVLGFAAPFVGSQINVLAQFAYSKVEKGY
- the flgD gene encoding flagellar hook assembly protein FlgD; translation: MTVSPVQAATAASSSSVSKDATKAFGDYKTFLQLLVTELKHQDPTKPVDPTQTVTQLATFSSLEQAVKTNDLLTSLSQQSSLTQGAALIGRVVTSADGSVTGKVASVTLAANGMAVNLTSGGQLPLQPGVTIS
- the flbT gene encoding flagellar biosynthesis repressor FlbT, translated to MNISLRRGERIFINGAVLRVDRKVCLELLNDVTFLLENHVMQAESATTPLKRLYFVIQAMLMSPNDCEAALQLCREMFVSLSSNALDPRIMEGLRAAVRHIEDKRMFDALKVVRGLFPIEEQLTTTAEAENAREVA
- the flaF gene encoding flagellar biosynthesis regulator FlaF produces the protein MYQQRYVQMASESSQTARAREKEALEKAVLKLTAAKSKGALSPEAFEATDFVRRLWSIFISDLSNDENGLPHDLRASLISIGFWVRRETDLIDRGESVNFDGLIDVNKLIADGLT
- a CDS encoding flagellar hook-associated family protein, producing MLLKTSTYSITASLRQTVALLQSQLARGQKEITTGRHADLAIALGVRASESYAINDIHDALEATLGSNRVVSTRLDTTQAALSALLSDAQQMRSSLVVTRTTGGERAAIITQASQSLTTFIGKLNSSNADGFLFGGVSTDQEPIANYVAVPPSAAKLALDAAFSATFGFTQSDPAVASITSAQMQSFLSGPFDALFSDAGWKSDWSSASDVVLHSQIGLSVSTDASISANEPAMRKIASAYAMLSDIGAQQLSNDAYNVLVETAMDTLDSGIRDLMKTRARVGVMQNTVKNASDTMATQKDYFDAQLQDLEAVDPTEATTRVNNLMTRIETAYTLTARINQLSLTKYL